The DNA sequence GGTACTGCCAGACGACGTTGGCCTTGTCGGTGGCCACGTCGGCCTCGCGCGGGTAGTTGGGGACCGTCAGGAAGGTCAACCGGTCGCTCGGGATTCCCTTGAGCTCCGACGCAAGGCCGTACAGCGGCTTGATGCCGGCGAGATCGGGGTCCGTGGTCAGGGACTTGGTGGCCGACTGCAGGAAGCCGTAGAGCGCCTTCGGGCTGGTCAGTTTGGCCTGTGCCTTCTCGGCGAGGGCGTCCATGAACTCCTGCTGGCGTCCGATGCGTCCGATGTCGGAGCCGTCGCCGACGCCGTAGCGGACACGCACATAGCCGAGCGCCTTCTCACCCCCGACCGTCTGGCAGCCGGGTTCCATGTCCAGTCGGGCCTTCTTGGAGTGGATGGCCTGCTCGGGGCAGACCTCGATGCCGTCCAGGGCGTCGACCATGCCCTTGAAGCCCTGGAAGTCGACGGACATGAAGTGGTCTATGCGCAGGCCCGTGTTGGCCTCGACCGTTTTGATGGAGCAGGCGGCCGCCCCGGCGACCTCGCCGCTCGTGCCGCCCAGCGCGAACGCCTCGTTGATCTTGTAGTGGTGCGGCGCGGAGGTGCTGCCGTCGCCCTTGTCGCAGGCCGGTACCTCCACCCACGAGTCACGGGGGAACGACACCACCGTGGCCCATTTCCGGTTGGCCGGGACGTGCAGCACCATCAGCGTGTCCGACTGCATGGTGGTCAGGTCCTTGCCGTACTCGGCGTTGGCGCCGTCGCGGCTGTCGGAGCCGACGACGAGTATGTTCTTCGAGCCCGGGCTGAGGTTCTCGGGCCGGTCCCCGCCGATCTTGTCATCGACGTCGGCGGACTTGATGTTGTCGTTGAGGTCCTGGTAGACCCAGGCGCCCACCCCGGCGACTCCGAGGACGACGGCCGACGTCGCCCCCACCCCCCACGCCAGGATCCGCCCCCTCCGCGTCAACCGGGTCTTCCCCGCGCCGCCCTGCATACGCCGGCGTTTCCCCGTTCCCGTCACCGCGCCCCCTCTGTAGATGAATGGCCGAAGCCCGAACCCCTCACCCGGAACAGACGACGATCTTTGCAACATCCGTTGCCTGGATCGTACGAACCGGAGAAATTCCCGTGGCAGCACCCGTCGACGGCCGGCCGGGAACCCCAATGCCCGCTCGGGAAGCCCCCGTTCAGAGAGGCGTCGCCGCGCGCAGGATGAGGACCATGGTCACCGCCGAGTTCGCGGAGGACATCGCCGAGACGGCCGTTCCCGCGGCAGCGCACCACGCCGCCAGGCCCACCGAGGTGAACAGTGACGGCCAACGACGTCCCTGTGGAGCGGGCCCGAGCAGCGCGGCCACCCGGCGCGGCACCGGCCCCGGCGCCGCGAAGCCCGCCAGCGTCGCGAGCGGAGTGCCCCGG is a window from the Streptomyces sp. NBC_00299 genome containing:
- a CDS encoding LCP family protein, yielding MQGGAGKTRLTRRGRILAWGVGATSAVVLGVAGVGAWVYQDLNDNIKSADVDDKIGGDRPENLSPGSKNILVVGSDSRDGANAEYGKDLTTMQSDTLMVLHVPANRKWATVVSFPRDSWVEVPACDKGDGSTSAPHHYKINEAFALGGTSGEVAGAAACSIKTVEANTGLRIDHFMSVDFQGFKGMVDALDGIEVCPEQAIHSKKARLDMEPGCQTVGGEKALGYVRVRYGVGDGSDIGRIGRQQEFMDALAEKAQAKLTSPKALYGFLQSATKSLTTDPDLAGIKPLYGLASELKGIPSDRLTFLTVPNYPREADVATDKANVVWQYPQATDLFNSLARDKEVDKKRLEADTKNPLYASSVRVQVLNGTGTSGLAGTVAGKLRAAGLTVAGTGNAPQNSGTTKVTYPAGLEKQARALVARLPGVRATPDPAAGAGVVTLVVGKDLDLDDIR